In Macaca nemestrina isolate mMacNem1 chromosome 10, mMacNem.hap1, whole genome shotgun sequence, the genomic window TCACCACCAACAGCATGCCTTATGCAGGAATGAAGTGgcgatatatatatttttaatttttattaaagttctagggtacatgtgcacaatgtgcaggtttgttacatgtgtatacatgtgccatgttggtatgctgcacccattaactcgtcatttacattaggtatatcttgtaatgctatccctcccctcccccaagtggtgatattttaaaaatcatcttctgAATACGGACTTTGTGCCCTACACTTCTCGTGTGTCATCTCAGTTGTCTCTACCTCATAGTCCTTTGAGGGAGGAATATATATTCCCAATGTTACACACTTCCGAattccttttcttgctttttctctaTAGCGCTTTCACtttctaatatataattatttgttttattggaCTGTCCTCATTAGAATGTAAACTTCAGTGAGGCAGGCTATTCTTGTCTGTTTATTCTCTGCTGCTTTCCTGGAATCTAGAATAAATGcgtcaatgaatgaatgaagtgaggCCCAGACGACCAGTGAGTGACAGAGGTTTGAACCCAGGCTTATGTGCTGTGCTGATGCACTAGATAAGCAATGGCACTTGATGGCACTTGTGAAGATTAGGATCTATGGCATATTCTAAGGGAGAGAGAAGACGCAACATTTAGTGAATGGTTGACTGATGAAGAGTTGCGTGCAAAGAAAACCACTGGTGTGTAAAAGGAGCAGGGAAAGTAGCCTAACTTTTGATCTTTGACCTCTGTAGGGAGGATGCAACAAAAAACGTGAGGCTGGAGAAAGCCTGGAGGTCGAAATTCAAAATGCTTCCCTTGAGATTCTTCATATGTGGGCAGGGAATACCACGTGGAGGTGAGTATAGTGTCCACAACACTATATATAATCCGTGCATGTGGGCATCCTTAAGAGTCTGTAAAGGGTTTGGCCTCACGTCTTGACACTCTCTGTTgctactgtgtgaccttgggcaaattccgTAATCTTTGTAAATGGGGATAATTTACGTCTTTTCTGAAGACTGTCCGAAATTATGCACGTAAACACAGAAACAAGACGATTACCACCCATCGTGTAGTAAGTGCCTAATAGGCATTGTTATATCAGTTTGCTGTGACTGGAGAACACAGTGTTTCAAAGGTAACCAGTAGGGAGAAGTCAGAAATGTAGCTGGGTCCATTCTGATAATCGTGCTAAAGGATTTTGATCCTGGTTTACGATAACACCTCCTTTACTTGACAGCTGAATTGGAACGGATTAAATCGGTTAGGGTAGTACCTCAGAGGGCTTTCCTGGAGATGAGCGAGTGCAGGCGGGCTGTCAAGCAAGCCTCAAGGGGCATCTGTGGGATGCCCAAACCGAGCCCCCAAACCGAGGCCTTTTCACAGATCCTCAATTCAGAAGcataaaaaattaattccaacAGCTAATAGCACCCCACCACCACTTTAGGACATTTCACCGTACCCATTTTGTTGTCACAGGGACCCTATGAAGCAGATAGTTTTATCTTCATTATAAAGAAGACTGCAACTTAGAACAACTAAATGATTTAACTAAGGGCGCATACCTAGGAAGAAGCGGGAGACATAATGCAAACGAGGGCCGTCCCACTCCAGAAGCCCTTTTCTCAGCATTTCTAGGACTGAGCGGTCAGAACGCCACTTAGCCAATGCGCCAGGAAAGATCGGCATTCCCTTGGCAATAGAGTTCAGAAGCATGGGTAAAAACTACAGTTTCGATGTATCCTCTCGAATCTATAGTCATACTCAGGTAGCTGCGTATTAAAACAGGCAAAGTGGAAACCCaacttccctccctttctcttctgtTGGAGGTGCTGCGCTGAATCTCCAACAGGTTTGCTCTTCTCAGTTCCTCTGCAGGGCATCCTGCCTCTTCCCTCCCTGTCCTCAGGTCCCAATGACTGAAACGTCTCGGGGTGGGAACTTCTGTGACAGATCGGGGAGGATAGGGGGAGTCAACTCCAGCGCAGGCCTCCCACGGCTGAAACTAAAAGATACCCAGTGAAATATAGGAGTTTTGTTCCAAAGGCTGCCCAAAAATGGTGCGGAGAAGAGCTCGGCAATCCCCACCTTCGTCGAACACGCTCCTCCAGGGGCGGCCTGCCTGCAGCAGAGCTCCAAAATTGGCAACCTGGGCCTCGCAGCCGCCTTTTTTTAGCCTACATTTCCCAAACCAGGGAAGAGGCGGgtaactaaaaatgcaaattgcAGCGGGGGTGTCAGCAGGCATGCCCGTGGGTGCGGGGCGTCGGGCGAAGGGAGACCCCGCGACCTTAGGCGCCCTCGCGGTGTTCACGGTGGGCGCAAAGCGCAGCGAGGGACGCTCCCCAAAGCCGCACCCCGCCGGGCGGCTGCCCCCGCTTCCGCCTCTCAGGCATCGGCGGGACAAAGCGCGGCCTCTTTTCCGCCGGGGTTTAGGGAGGGGAGGCCGGATTAGGGCCCGCGCCTTCCGGCCGTGGCCCTCCCGCGCCGAGCTGGCCGCACACAGGTGGTTTTCCGCTCGGGAGGGGCAGGCCTCGGCACTTTTATATAACAATAGAGCTCTGCGCGCCGGGAACGCGCCTCCCCGCCGCCGCGGCCCCCACCCGGCCACGCCTCCATCCGGCTTCCAGTCCGTCCGCCCCGCGGCGCCTGGGCCGAGCGCTGCTCACTGGCCTGGCAGGCACCTCCCCAAAGTTACCTGCTGGCTCTGCAGGGCGGTAGAGACGTTCCCCTCGACTCCTTGGGAGCCAGGAGCCAGGGTGGTCCAGGCAGGCACTCGTCCTTGCTCCCCCGACCCGCCCCACATCTTTATGGAACCGGGAGTCCCGCGCTCAGCCCAGTACCCGTCCACTGCATCGCGCACAACCCCCTGCCCGCCAAGCGGGGAGACGGGGACAGCGGGGCGGTGGCAGGGAGCGCAGCGCGCAGGCGCGACTAGTGCTCCCCGGAGTGCCCGGCGCTGGACAAAGGGAGGAGGCGGCGGCAGGagagggctggggaggcccccTCTGACATGCCTCCCTGCCAACTAACCAATCGTCAAGCCCCCCTGCTGAGGCCCCGCAGCCTGCAGGCCTTCCCCACTCCTCGCCCATGGCGGGGACTGCCGGCCTGGCCCGGCGCGTCCCAGCACACCTCGCCCAGGCAGCCCCGCCAGACCGGCTCCTCCGTCAGAAGCCGAGCTCCTTGCCCAGAAATCATTAACGAGCGCGACCCCCCAGCAGGCGACGGTGgtgatggggtggggggagagattTAGATCCCCGGAACAATGGCTTGTAACTCCCCACGCCGCTGGAGCGGAATACAGTAAAAGCACTGGACTGACCTAAGAGTTTGTTTCTGCACTCtacattgttttaaagaaaataaaatgttactttaagAAAAAAGGTTTCCTTCTGATTTTCTGGACAACCAGacgtttgtttgtttgctttaaaatgtttcaacAAAATCCTGGTTTGTTTCGAAGTATGTTGGATTAGCATTTAACACCTCATCGGTCACTAAAGCCCAGTCAGTTCACCAGCCCCAACACAGCCTCGGCTAAAAGAACATCAGAGCAAACAGAGCTAGGCCTTTAAAACTGGCAAACAAATGCCACACACCGCCTAAAGaaggggggttgggggaggggagggttAAGGCGAACTTGGGTCCAAATGAGTTTGAAGAGAATACAAAGAACAAAAAGTCAGCACAAGTTTTCCTAAAGCTAGCTCGCGAACGCTAGCGTCGCGAACAAGGGCTTTTGTGCATGCTAATTGCGCCATTGGTGCGCAAAAGTTCCGACGCGAAGTGTGAACTCTCAACAGAAGGAAACATGAGACAACTGAAGTGCCCTGGTTTATGTGCCCTGCTCCTCCTCCGCTGCCGcctccccttctttctccttcctcccgcCGAGCCCGCTGTTGCAGCTTGTTTGCACTGGGGCTTATCCGGAGCGGAAATTCCTTTCCGTTTTTGTGAATGACAAACTCATTAACAATTCATCAACACAACCTGTTCCAGCCGGCCCGTCCCCACGGCAACAGCCCCTTCCGCAGCACGCTCATTGGCTGGCCCGGAGAATGTATCCATTGAGACGCTCGCTGTTTGTATCCATTGAGGAGCTGCTTCGCGCAGGGGGTGTGCGAGGCTGAGTCCAAGGGATAGTGAGCAAATCGAGTCTTAAATAATCCGGGGAGAAAGACGCCCGGGTAGATTTGAGGTGCAGACTTGGCGGGAGGGATTAGGAACCGCTAGActttttttcctcccctctcAGTAGAACTGAGTCCGAATTAATTGGATTTCATTCACTGGGGAGGAACAAAAACTGTCTGGGCAGCTTCATTGAGAGATTCATTGACACTAACAGCCAGCGGCTGCAGCTGGGTGCAGAAAGAACCTCCGGCTTTACTTCTGTCTCGTCTTCCCCAACCGCTAGCCTCGGCTTGGGTTAGGCGAGGCGGAATTAAACCCCGCTCCGAGAGCGGCAGCTTCACGCGCGGTGCGCTCGGCCTATGCCTGCCCCGAGGGGCGTCTGGTAGGCACCCCGCCCTCTCCCGCAGCTCGACCCCCATGATAGATACGCTCAGACCCGTGCCCTTCGCGTCGGAAATGGCGATCAGCAAGACGGTGGCGTGGCTCAACGAGCAGCTGGAGCTGGGCAACGAGCGGCTGCTGCTGATGGACTGCCGGCCGCAGGAGCTGTACGAGTCGTCGCACATCGAGTCGGCCATCAACGTGGCCATCCCGGGCATCATGCTGCGGCGCCTGCAGAAGGGCAACCTGCCGGTGCGCGCACTCTTCACGCGCGGCGAGGACCGGGACCGCTTCACCCGGCGCTGCGGCACCGACACCGTGGTGCTCTACGACGAGAGCAGCAGCGACTGGAACGAGAATACGGGCGGCGAGTCAGTGCTAGGGCTGCTGCTCAAGAAGCTCAAGGACGAGGGTTGCCGGGCGTTCTACCTGGAAGGTACGCGCCCGGGGAACTCCGCGCGCGGGGCAGGGCGAGGGGCGCAGGGCTGCGGGCGGGGCGCGTGGACTGAAAATGCCTCTGCTGCGCTCAGCTGGCGCTTCGGAGCCGCGCTGCTAGCCTAGGGGCCGGCAGCCGGCAAGGTATCGGCCGGGAACCGCGCGTTCCGCACCAGAGAACCGGGCCGGCTCAGAATCCACCCGCTTCCGGCTGCGGGTACCGGCGGTTTCTTTCTAACGGGTTCTGCGCCTTCTTACCCAGAACATTCTCCTCCATCACCCTATTTTCTATCGTTCGATTTTGAATTAAGATTTGGAGGACGGGAGAGATTGTTGGGGATGCAAATTGGCACATCCTAGCtttcaaaatattccaaaaagtTGCCATTTTGTGTATTTCCGGATTCAAACGAATAAGGGTTCTCTGGCGAGGCGGGTCCGTTCGTTCCATTCCCGAGGGTGCACATTTAAAgtgtatttctattatttatggTTCTGTATGTAGGGGGTTCGTAGGGTGCTTGTGTTTCTTGCGTCGGGCTGCGGTTCTTACAAGCTGTGAAAACTACTACGGCTTCTCGGGTTACACGATTGCTTTTCTCGTTCTGGCAGGTGGCTTCAGTAAGTTCCAAGCCGAGTTCGCCCTGCATTGCGAGACCAATCTAGACGGCTCGTGTAGCAGCAGCTCGCCGCCGTTGCCAGTGCTGGGGCTCGGGGGCCTGCGGATCAGCTCTGACTCTTCCTCGGACATTGAGTCTGACCTTGACCGAGACCCCAATAGTGCAACAGACTCGGATGGCAGTCCGCTGTCCAACAGCCAGCCTTCCTTCCCGGTGGAGATCTTGCCCTTCCTTTACTTGGGTTGTGCCAAAGACTCCACCAACTTGGACGTGTTGGAGGAATTCGGCATCAAGTACATCTTGAACGTCACCCCCAATTTGCCGAATCTCTTTGAGAACGCAGGAGAGTTTAAATACAAGCAGATCCCCATCTCGGATCACTGGAGCCAAAACCTGTCCCAGTTTTTCCCTGAGGCCATTTCTTTCATAGGTGAGACTAATTAATAGTAGTCGTTCTGACATTTAAATGCAAAATTCCCAGGCATTCATAGAGTTTAAGCTGTTAATCGTTCTTGCTGCTTGCTAATTTGTCGTACTGCAGGTCTCTAATTTTCCTAAAGCGTCTTTAATTCTGGTTTATCTTCTCGCTAAGGGAAGAAAACCTGCCTTTTGATATGTACAGGTGTATTTGAAACGCTGTTTCTGTGAATCTTTGAATTCAGTCATTTGACAGTCGTTCATAATCGGACAACAGATTTTTCCCACAGTCTTGGACTCAGGGGAAGGGTCAGATAGAAGTATTCACTATAGACAGAAATTCCAGCattgctttataattttaaaaaacctaggAGTTATTTTAGGACGTCAAGTTAGTTGTTGGAAAGCAGTATGAATGCTAAATGTTACCAGTTGAATGATACTGTGATACTGGTAACAGTGAGACAGTGGGTAACCTGAGCCCAGCAGGAAGAACTGTGGGCTGGAAGCCTGGGAGAAGTGAATCTCCAGGCATTGTAATGCATTTCCTATTACAAAGGAACTCATTTTCAGGCCATGTCGACATCCTGTTCCTCCTAATGGGCCGTCCCCTGTGACTTCCCTCTCTCTTTTAAAATGCCTGAATACCTCCATTGTTAGCTGCACAACATTTGGAGAATAATTTAATAGACCCTTGCAGTCTGGTTGTCTGTATAAAAGGCATTCACGAACATATTGCAGGGTTTCTGGTATTCACATGCTGAGGCAAAGAATGCACCCATTAAGGAGTTTTTTGTTGGCAGAAACTTAATACAAAAGCTCTCTTTtcagaaaatatctgaaatatgTAATTGTGTCCAGTGTACATGTTTTATTTCAATGATACATTTTCTGCTGCTTGTAGGGCTCAACTGCCACACAcaactattattactattatatttttaagttcacTTCTTAGACTGATCATTCACAAAGGGTGGTTTTCAGTCTACTGAgatcttgcttttctttttgtgttcACAGATGAAGCCCGGGGCAAGAACTGTGGTGTCTTGGTACATTGCTTGGCTGGCATTAGCCGGTCAGTCACTGTGACTGTGGCTTACCTTATGCAGAAGCTCAATCTGTCGATGAACGATGCCTATGACATTGTCAAGATGAAGAAATCCAACATATCCCCTAACTTCAACTTCATGGGTCAGCTGCTGGACTTCGAGAGGACACTGGGACTCAGCAGCCCCTGTGACAACCGGGTTCCAGCACAGCAGCTGTATTTTACCACCCCCTCCAACCAGAATGTCTACCAGGTGGACTCCCTGCAATCTACGTGAAAGACCCCACACCCCTCCTTGCTGGAATGTGTCTGGTCCTTCAGCAGTTTCTCTTGGCAGCATCAGCTGGGCTGCTTTCTTTGTGTGTGGCCCCAGGTGTCAAAATGACACCGGCTGTCTGTACTAGACAAGGTTACCAAGTGCGGAATTGGTTAATACTAACAGAGAGATTTGCTCCATTCTCTTTGGAATAACAGGACATGCTGTATAGATACAGGCAGTAGGTTTGCTCTGTATCCATGTGTACAGCCTACCCATGCAGGGACTGGGATTCGAGGACTTCCAGGCGCATAGGGTAGGACCAAATGGTAGGGTAGGAGCATGTGTTCTTTAGGGCCTTGTAAGGCTGTTTCCTTTTGCATCTGGAACTGACTATATAATTGTCTTCAATGAAGACTAATTCAATTTTGCATATAGGGAGCCAAAGAGAGATTTCAGCTCTGTATTTGTGGTATCAGTTTGGAAAAAAATCTGATACTCCATTTGATTATTGTAAATATTTGATCTTAAATCACTTGACAGTGTTTGTTtgaattgtgtttgttttttcctttgatgGGCTTAAAAGAAATGATCCAAAGGGAGAAAGAGCAGTATGCCacctcttaaaacaaaacaaaaatattgtgcTCTTTTCTAATCCAAAGGGTATATTTGCAGCATGCTTGACTTTACCAATTCTGATGACACCTTTATGGACACTATTATCACTAAGAACCTTGTTATGGCGAAGTCTTTAGTCTTTTTCATGTATCTTCctcatgatttttttctctttatgtagTTTGACTATGCCTtacctttgtaaatattttggctTGTGTTGTCTCAAAGGGGATAATCTTGGAAAGACACCAAATCATGggctcacttaaaaaaaaaaaaaacccttcagcTGTGCTAAACAGTATATTACCTCTGTATAAAATTCTTCAGGGAGTGTCACCTCAAATGCAATACTTTGGgttggtttttttcctttaaaaaaattgtataaaactggaagtgtgtgtgtgagcatgggTACCCATTTGATAGGAGAAATGCATTTGATTGTGAAGAAGGGAGAGTTAAATTGCTCCATTATGTTCGTGGTGTAAAGTTTTGAGCTGGAATTTATTATAAGAATGTAAAAccttaaattattaataaataactaTTTTGGCTATTgagtgtgtattttttaaaaaatctcagttACGCCTGTGTATGAAGTGACACATTTTAGAGCTTTTTCATTCAGGGATTGATTTTGACTTGTAGGCATAGCAGGGCAAAGTTCTTTTTAAGCTTTTCCTAGAATGTTTTTCAGCAGCAGTTTATGAAATTCATCATTTGTCACAAAGATGACATCCTAGAATGGACTATCATGTATATGAACAATACCTTTTATGAGTATAGTTCAGGCTTAAAATTTTAAAGCCCCTGAAGAAAAATGAATCTATAGAGCATAGCTTGCTGAGGAAGAAAATTTGGATATTAACCACAGAGAGGTGTAGCAGAATAACAAGATGACAGCCACATGTTAACCTCCTGTCTATCCTTCACTGTCAGGATCCTCTGCTCCATAATGCTGAGATAATGCCAAGGAGGTAATAGGGATAATTCCTTTTCCAGTCTGTTACTGGCAATTCTACCTGCAGATATCCTAGTGTGAGAAGGATGAATCCAGAATGAtgtctccatttttttcccctagcATGCGTGTGGCAAGGCATATCTAAGCTTCCTCACTGTGTCAGGATATGGCTTTAGAATTTTACATTGGCACTTAGGAGGCAACTTAGTCATCCCTGTTCTAATGTGCTTTTTTGTTTAACTGGTTTGGGATGTGGGTCAGAAACCCCTATTGAAACTTGTGGGGATTATCTTGAATAGTTTCTTTCCAAGCTAAAGGCTTTATATCTCGTCATTTTTCTTGGGACCTACCCTCTCACCTCAGGTGTAAAAATatacaaaccaaaataaaaggCAGGTGTATGGAATCAAGAGAACTAGAACATACCTACATCTTTTTGCATGAGCTCAGTCCCTTCATGTGAAGTGGGGAGAAGGATGAGCTTTTTACCCACATGGCACGTGTTAACTGCTTGGTCGTCTACACTTCAGGAGGCAAGCGGCCTTCGTTCGATGGCAATCATATAAAACTGTCCACGGTGATTTTTAAGCAACTAAGTATAAAAAGCAAACCGAAATagtgcaaaaaatatatataccaagTCAGTCTGTCCTATTTGGGTGTCCCAAGTCAGCAAGAGCACAGAAAGGAGAAGTGGATTGCAGTTCAACTTGGCTTGTGTTAATCCAGTTCTGAACGGTTTCCGCTCCTGGCATTCCCTAAACTGCCTGTTCAAAGTAGGGATTTGCAAGCAGCGTTAGCAATTTCCTGTCCAGCTGCAGCTCAAGTAGCTGAGTGCTTTTCccccctttcttttctctgatttcttttctttttctttttctttctttcgttttttttttttttaaactatgggCTGTGGATAATTTTAGTGCATTTCCTCTTTGTGGATTATTATCTCTTTCCTCCTAGAACCTGTATACATTGAGTTCCTACTGCTTGGCTCAAGCCGACAGCTGGCCTCCCCAGCACTTCCTCTCGTTTCACTGTGGGTTTGTTGTTTGTCAGTCCACTTCTgaaattaataatgttttctgGCTAAGTGCCACAAGCCATTACCACAAAGGGGAAGTAACACATATGAATAGCAGGAAGCCATGCAGGGTCACAGTGTGagctgaacctgtggagggagcATAATTGAGCCTGGCCCATTCAGCAAGTGTCTGACGGCAATTTGGGGAGAGGGAGCTTGCTGCATCTAAGCAGCTCAAgctgtgaaaaaaacaaaaaaagtttccaaTAAATTGGGAGCAAATGGTCTTTGTCACCAGTCTGAATAAAGGAGAGAGAGTATGAAGAGCTTAGAGCCTCCATAAAGTTGCAATGTTTGAggtttctcccccttctcctgacATATTGTTTCAGAAGGCTGGTGAACAGAGGGGTGCCTGTTTCCCTCTATTCTCACCAAAGGACTCACGTTAAATGGGTGGTTTTTACGGTTCACATAGGCCAGAAGATTCAAAGAGctattctctttccttctttttcttctgtggaaGGTGGAAGGTTGTAACTGACAGCATGGGCCCCCACCTCGCTCTGTGCCTCCCTTTCTTCCAGCTATATCAGGGCTCCTCTGGTTCCTTTGTGCTTGCAGTAGCCGCGTGAAGGCGATCATTTTGCATCTTGGAGTTGGGCTGGCTTCCTGAATGGAGCCCGCACGGTTACTAGGGCAACCTTTGCCAGCAGCTGCAGTTCCACCGCCTCCTTCCTCACCTGCTGTCCCCATTAGTAGCTTCCTCAGGTCTCTGAGAAAGCGTTACCTTTCCTGGCCTTTTGCAGGGGCGTTGGGGTGGGGTATGGCTTTTGGGAAGGGGAGGTTATCTGCAGGTTTCCTGGGAGCTGCAGGAGACTTAGAGAAAGCAGTGGTTAATCGTATGAACTGGTCTTAGGGTTAAAATAGGAGTGAAAAAGGGTTATCTGGGGATAAAAATACCaacacagtcttcaaaggaatgaAAACTGAGACTTGCACTGACCTGACAATTAGGAGACCTGAACTGTAGCTCCTGCTTTCTTGCTAATGAATCAGGTAGCCCTGGGCAGCGCACCCAGTCttactgcatttcttttttcttgtctataaaaatGAGGGAGTTTTTGCCTCCCATTCTAGGATTCTCTCATAATTCTAGCTTCTGTTCATGGATTGGTGACACTTATTACATGATAAAATGAGGTGCAGAGCAGGTGAAACAAGTAACTAACATTTATCATGAATACCAGATACTACACtttgtatctcatttaatcttcaaaacagtTCTGTGAGATAGGTCctattatcatctttattttgcaAAGAGGAAACTGTGGCAGAGAAAGGCCAACAAAGCCTAAACCACCTATGGGACACCTGACACGTAACATTAGAGAAGGTTTGCATATCCAGTGCTTGTTACTGCGGAACTGAACCTTGAGCCTTTGGCTCTTCCTGTTGGAAATTGCTTGTCATCAGTATTTGCTCCCCTTTATAAAGTCTCATGATGTCGGCTAGGAAATGCTGTCCCC contains:
- the LOC105483753 gene encoding dual specificity protein phosphatase 6 — encoded protein: MIDTLRPVPFASEMAISKTVAWLNEQLELGNERLLLMDCRPQELYESSHIESAINVAIPGIMLRRLQKGNLPVRALFTRGEDRDRFTRRCGTDTVVLYDESSSDWNENTGGESVLGLLLKKLKDEGCRAFYLEGGFSKFQAEFALHCETNLDGSCSSSSPPLPVLGLGGLRISSDSSSDIESDLDRDPNSATDSDGSPLSNSQPSFPVEILPFLYLGCAKDSTNLDVLEEFGIKYILNVTPNLPNLFENAGEFKYKQIPISDHWSQNLSQFFPEAISFIDEARGKNCGVLVHCLAGISRSVTVTVAYLMQKLNLSMNDAYDIVKMKKSNISPNFNFMGQLLDFERTLGLSSPCDNRVPAQQLYFTTPSNQNVYQVDSLQST